A region of Nocardioides sp. JS614 DNA encodes the following proteins:
- a CDS encoding DUF2510 domain-containing protein: protein MRDGYGNGAAIGAIANGYILAAHGTWVPLNANANSAGPWYPGDIVNDWAFTGANWVVLPAGWRPDPTGRHDFRWWNGHAWSEHVTRNGVQFAESGQAFRPMPSSARLPEDHKSKGFWDVVDTFGTLVSRLAFSGWVIFWLILAIWSAWVAWHESEPKLLLLTATASANVFSYKLTGTSWKTLKKRLTKLPYVICGVVAAGGVWLSLHFDDPDVLKVTMIVVLIGLFTAWVFS from the coding sequence GTGCGGGATGGGTACGGGAATGGAGCGGCAATCGGCGCAATCGCCAACGGATACATTCTCGCTGCGCACGGCACGTGGGTTCCACTCAATGCAAACGCGAACAGTGCCGGACCGTGGTACCCGGGCGACATTGTCAACGATTGGGCGTTCACCGGAGCGAACTGGGTGGTCCTACCAGCGGGATGGCGACCAGACCCGACTGGACGGCATGACTTCCGGTGGTGGAACGGGCATGCGTGGAGTGAACACGTCACGAGAAACGGCGTTCAGTTCGCCGAGTCAGGGCAGGCGTTTCGACCCATGCCGAGCTCTGCTCGGCTGCCGGAAGACCACAAATCAAAGGGCTTCTGGGATGTTGTCGACACCTTCGGCACGCTCGTCAGCAGACTCGCTTTCAGCGGATGGGTCATCTTCTGGTTGATCCTCGCCATCTGGTCGGCGTGGGTCGCCTGGCATGAGAGCGAGCCGAAACTTCTCTTGCTGACCGCGACCGCCTCGGCGAATGTCTTCTCCTACAAGCTCACCGGAACATCATGGAAGACGTTGAAGAAGCGCCTGACGAAGTTGCCGTACGTGATCTGCGGAGTGGTTGCGGCCGGGGGTGTCTGGCTCAGCCTCCACTTCGACGACCCAGACGTCCTGAAGGTCACCATGATCGTGGTGCTGATTGGTCTCTTTACGGCTTGGGTGTTCAGTTAG
- a CDS encoding helix-turn-helix domain-containing protein yields MTGPVREPAAGTDFDGTRLTVARRLRRKTKAQLARELGISATAIAQYEKGQARPSSGVLNQICLSLGLPREFFGVSRPLTLLPASGAHFRSLRATPATSREQALAYGELSLELIDLISQYVHLPPVRLPEVDIPDELTDDDIISAANGTRAAWNIAPGPVPSLVQTMEAHGIVVLRLPGDTPHAVDAFSTFTARRPLVFLSPAKNDKGRSRFDAAHELGHLVLHPDTEPGSKLVEQQAHRFASEFLMPRDQIISDLPRRIDWPKFHELKRHWGVSLRALVYRAHALGRLSEASYRRANQQLSQWGLPEPGELGPAETPTLLGLVQTTMRDSGLDLHDILASSRIAPALAEEIVRAGSDNRPTLAVAPSDAWN; encoded by the coding sequence ATGACCGGGCCGGTGCGAGAGCCGGCTGCTGGTACCGACTTCGACGGGACACGCCTTACCGTCGCGCGTCGGCTGCGCCGCAAGACGAAAGCACAACTCGCACGCGAACTCGGCATCAGCGCGACCGCGATAGCGCAGTATGAGAAGGGCCAGGCGCGCCCGTCCTCGGGCGTCCTCAACCAAATCTGCCTAAGCCTCGGCCTTCCGCGCGAGTTCTTCGGAGTCTCGAGGCCCCTGACGCTCCTCCCCGCATCCGGGGCCCACTTCCGCTCCCTGCGCGCCACTCCAGCCACGTCCCGCGAGCAAGCACTCGCATACGGCGAACTGAGCCTGGAGCTCATCGACCTCATCAGCCAGTACGTGCACCTGCCACCCGTGCGTCTCCCAGAAGTCGACATCCCAGACGAACTCACCGACGACGACATCATCAGCGCCGCCAACGGCACACGCGCAGCATGGAACATCGCCCCCGGGCCCGTGCCATCACTCGTCCAGACGATGGAGGCACACGGCATCGTCGTGCTGCGCCTACCCGGCGACACCCCTCACGCAGTCGACGCATTCTCGACCTTCACTGCACGTCGACCCCTGGTGTTCCTGTCCCCAGCGAAGAACGACAAGGGGCGCAGTCGCTTTGACGCCGCACACGAACTAGGCCACCTCGTCCTTCACCCAGATACCGAGCCCGGTTCGAAGCTCGTCGAACAACAGGCGCACAGGTTCGCGAGCGAGTTCCTGATGCCGCGCGACCAAATCATCTCCGACCTACCCCGCCGCATCGACTGGCCAAAGTTCCACGAACTCAAGCGGCACTGGGGCGTCAGCCTGAGGGCACTCGTATATCGCGCCCATGCCCTGGGCCGACTTTCAGAAGCGTCCTACCGACGTGCGAACCAGCAGCTCTCCCAGTGGGGACTTCCCGAGCCGGGCGAACTGGGCCCCGCCGAAACGCCGACCCTTCTAGGTCTGGTGCAGACGACCATGCGCGACAGCGGGCTCGATCTTCACGACATCCTTGCCTCTAGTCGCATCGCACCCGCACTTGCAGAAGAGATCGTGCGCGCCGGGTCGGACAACCGGCCCACCCTCGCCGTCGCGCCCTCCGACGCATGGAACTAG
- a CDS encoding NADP-dependent isocitrate dehydrogenase has translation MATIIYTHTDEAPLLATYSFLPIIQAYAAKAGVEVETRDISLAGRIIAQFPDRLTAEQRIDDALAELGELAKRPEANIIKLPNVSASVPQLKTAIKELQEQGYDLPDYPENPQTDEDRDVRARYDKVKGSAVNPVLRQGNSDRRAPASVKQYAKAYPHRMGAWSTDSKTNVATMGEHDFKTNEKSVVLAADDTLRIELEAADGTTTVLKESLPVLAGEVVDATTLQVAHLHGFLRNAIARAKSEGVLFSVHLKATMMKVSDPIIFGHVVRAFFEPVFAKYGDDLAAAGLSPNDGLGAILGGLDKLSNGAEIKAAFEQAIADGPALAMVDSDRGITNLHVPSDVIVDASMPAMIRTSGHMWGPDGQEADTLAVIPDSSYAGVYQTVIDDCREHGAFDPATMGSVPNVGLMAQAAEEYGSHDKTFEIPTDGTVRVLDSSGAVLIEHDVAAGDIWRACQTKDAPIRDWVKLAVTRARATGAPAVFWLDETRAHDASLITKVNAYLPEHDTEGLDIKILAPELATAYSLERIRRGEDTISVTGNVLRDYNTDLFPILELGTSAKMLSVVPLMAGGGLFETGAGGSAPKHVQQLLKENYLRWDSLGEFFALAASFEHLSGYAANPGAQVLADTLDRATGTFLDRDKSPTRKLGGIDNRGSHFYLALYWAQELAAQTEDADLAAAFKPLAETLAAQEQQIVEELLAVQGSPADIGGYYRPDDALASAVMRPSATLNEALASLG, from the coding sequence ATGGCCACGATCATCTACACCCACACCGACGAGGCGCCGCTGCTCGCGACGTACTCGTTCCTGCCGATCATCCAGGCGTACGCCGCGAAGGCCGGTGTGGAGGTGGAGACCCGCGACATCTCCCTCGCGGGCCGGATCATCGCCCAGTTCCCCGACCGCCTGACCGCCGAGCAGCGGATCGACGACGCGCTGGCCGAGCTCGGCGAGCTGGCCAAGCGGCCCGAGGCCAACATCATCAAGCTGCCGAACGTCTCCGCCTCCGTCCCGCAGCTCAAGACCGCGATCAAGGAGCTCCAGGAGCAGGGCTACGACCTGCCCGACTACCCCGAGAACCCGCAGACCGACGAGGACCGGGACGTCCGGGCGCGCTACGACAAGGTCAAGGGCTCGGCGGTCAACCCGGTGCTGCGGCAGGGCAACTCCGACCGCCGTGCGCCCGCGTCGGTCAAGCAGTACGCGAAGGCCTACCCGCATCGGATGGGCGCGTGGAGCACCGACTCCAAGACCAACGTCGCCACCATGGGCGAGCACGACTTCAAGACCAACGAGAAGTCCGTGGTGCTCGCCGCCGACGACACCCTGCGCATCGAGCTCGAGGCCGCGGACGGCACCACGACCGTGCTCAAGGAGTCACTGCCGGTCCTGGCCGGTGAGGTCGTGGACGCCACGACCCTCCAGGTCGCCCACCTGCACGGCTTCCTGCGCAACGCGATCGCCCGCGCGAAGAGCGAGGGCGTGCTGTTCAGCGTCCACCTCAAGGCGACGATGATGAAGGTCTCCGACCCGATCATCTTCGGCCATGTGGTGCGGGCCTTCTTCGAGCCGGTCTTCGCGAAGTACGGCGACGACCTCGCCGCGGCCGGCCTCAGTCCGAACGACGGCCTCGGCGCCATCCTCGGCGGGCTGGACAAGCTCTCGAACGGCGCCGAGATCAAGGCGGCCTTCGAGCAGGCGATCGCCGACGGCCCCGCGCTCGCGATGGTCGACTCCGACCGCGGTATCACCAACCTGCACGTGCCCTCCGACGTGATCGTGGACGCCTCGATGCCGGCGATGATCCGCACCTCCGGCCACATGTGGGGCCCCGACGGCCAGGAGGCCGACACCCTGGCCGTGATCCCGGACTCCTCCTACGCCGGGGTCTACCAGACGGTGATCGACGACTGCCGCGAGCACGGCGCGTTCGACCCGGCGACGATGGGCTCGGTGCCGAACGTCGGCCTGATGGCCCAGGCGGCCGAGGAGTACGGCTCCCACGACAAGACCTTCGAGATCCCCACCGACGGCACCGTGCGGGTCCTCGACTCCTCGGGCGCGGTCCTCATCGAGCACGACGTCGCGGCCGGCGACATCTGGCGCGCCTGCCAGACCAAGGACGCGCCGATCCGCGACTGGGTCAAGCTCGCCGTGACCCGCGCCCGCGCGACCGGTGCGCCGGCGGTCTTCTGGCTAGACGAGACCCGCGCCCACGACGCCAGCCTGATCACGAAGGTCAACGCCTACCTGCCCGAGCACGACACCGAGGGCCTGGACATCAAGATCCTGGCGCCCGAGCTGGCGACGGCGTACTCCCTCGAGCGGATCCGCCGTGGCGAGGACACCATCTCGGTGACCGGCAACGTGCTGCGCGACTACAACACCGACCTGTTCCCGATCCTCGAGCTCGGCACCTCCGCGAAGATGCTCTCGGTCGTGCCGCTGATGGCCGGCGGCGGGCTGTTCGAGACCGGCGCCGGGGGCTCGGCGCCCAAGCACGTCCAGCAGCTGCTCAAGGAGAACTACCTGCGCTGGGACAGCCTCGGTGAGTTCTTCGCGCTCGCGGCGTCCTTCGAGCACCTCTCCGGGTACGCCGCCAACCCGGGAGCCCAGGTCCTCGCCGACACCCTGGACCGCGCGACGGGCACTTTCCTGGACCGGGACAAGTCGCCGACCCGCAAGCTGGGCGGCATCGACAACCGCGGCTCGCACTTCTACCTGGCGCTGTATTGGGCGCAGGAGCTGGCGGCCCAGACCGAGGACGCCGACCTCGCGGCCGCGTTCAAGCCGCTGGCCGAGACGCTCGCCGCGCAGGAGCAGCAGATCGTCGAGGAGCTGCTCGCCGTGCAGGGCTCTCCGGCCGACATCGGCGGCTACTACCGGCCCGACGACGCCTTGGCGTCCGCGGTGATGCGGCCCTCGGCGACCCTGAACGAGGCGCTGGCCTCCCTTGGCTGA
- a CDS encoding MIP/aquaporin family protein, translated as MADSSQPTLQQQLSAEAIGTFVLVFFGCGSIVFAHEADAQTTIATIGLTFGLAVGVMAYAFGRVSGAHFNPAVSVGAAVGGRMSWARAGWYLLAQVGGAVLAALTLFLLLHGFDGFDSERNMGQNFFGDQGSGYAWWAAFVLEALLTAVFVGVILAVTDERNEHPALAPLTIGLTLAAIHFVAIPATGTSVNPARSIGPALFAGPDAIIQLWLFILAPALGATIAGAGYSLLFGRVGDPVPGSGVVLRRPRTAAQVPGYAAPDQYQQQWNQESPSAYVAPIVQDGWQWDPIGQQWHPVGQTPEQWRVQQAAEQAAQDESDDGGTRIRPPAE; from the coding sequence GTGGCCGACTCCAGCCAGCCGACTCTCCAGCAGCAGCTCTCCGCCGAGGCGATCGGCACGTTCGTGCTGGTCTTCTTCGGGTGTGGGTCGATCGTCTTCGCCCACGAGGCCGACGCGCAGACCACCATCGCCACGATCGGCCTCACCTTCGGCCTGGCCGTGGGCGTGATGGCCTATGCGTTCGGGCGCGTGAGCGGCGCGCACTTCAACCCGGCGGTCTCCGTGGGCGCGGCGGTGGGCGGCCGGATGTCGTGGGCCCGCGCGGGCTGGTACCTGCTCGCCCAGGTGGGGGGCGCGGTCCTCGCCGCGCTCACCCTGTTCCTGCTGCTGCACGGCTTCGACGGCTTCGACTCCGAGCGCAACATGGGACAGAACTTCTTCGGCGACCAGGGCAGCGGCTACGCGTGGTGGGCGGCATTCGTCCTCGAGGCGCTGCTGACCGCCGTCTTCGTCGGCGTGATCCTCGCGGTCACCGACGAGCGCAACGAGCACCCGGCCCTCGCCCCGCTCACGATCGGCCTGACCCTCGCCGCGATCCACTTCGTGGCGATCCCGGCCACCGGCACCTCGGTCAACCCGGCGCGCTCGATCGGCCCGGCGCTGTTCGCCGGCCCCGACGCGATCATCCAGCTCTGGCTGTTCATCCTCGCCCCGGCGCTCGGCGCGACGATCGCGGGCGCCGGCTACTCGCTGCTGTTCGGCCGGGTCGGCGACCCGGTCCCGGGCTCGGGAGTCGTCCTCCGCCGCCCGCGCACCGCGGCGCAGGTGCCCGGCTACGCCGCGCCCGACCAGTACCAACAGCAGTGGAACCAGGAGAGCCCGTCGGCGTACGTCGCGCCGATCGTCCAGGACGGCTGGCAGTGGGACCCGATCGGCCAGCAGTGGCACCCCGTGGGGCAGACGCCCGAGCAGTGGCGCGTCCAGCAGGCGGCCGAGCAGGCGGCCCAGGATGAGTCGGACGACGGCGGGACCCGGATCAGGCCGCCGGCGGAGTAG
- a CDS encoding malate dehydrogenase produces the protein MSSTPLKVAVTGAAGQIGYSLLFRLASGSLLGDRPIELRLLEITPALKALEGVVMELDDCAFPNLAGVQIGDDAEQIFDGVNLALLVGARPRGPGMERGDLLSANGAIFTAQGKALNKVAADDVRIGVTGNPANTNALIAMTNAPDIPQARFSALTRLDHNRAISQLAAKTGAAVTDIKKMTIWGNHSATQYPDVFHAEIGGRNAAEVVGDQDWIESTFIPTVAKRGAAIIEARGSSSAASAASATIDAARDWLFGSADADWVSMAVVSDGSYGVPEGLISSFPVTTKDGDWEIVQGLEIDDFSRAKIDASTAELADEREAVKELGLI, from the coding sequence GTGAGCTCTACCCCGTTGAAGGTCGCCGTCACCGGCGCCGCCGGCCAGATCGGCTACAGCCTGCTGTTCCGTCTCGCGAGCGGGTCGCTGCTGGGCGACCGCCCGATCGAGCTGCGCCTGCTGGAGATCACGCCGGCCCTCAAGGCGCTCGAAGGCGTCGTGATGGAGCTCGACGACTGCGCGTTCCCGAACCTCGCCGGGGTCCAGATCGGCGACGACGCCGAGCAGATCTTCGACGGCGTGAACCTCGCCCTGCTCGTCGGTGCGCGCCCGCGCGGCCCGGGCATGGAGCGCGGCGACCTGCTCTCGGCCAACGGCGCGATCTTCACCGCCCAGGGCAAGGCGCTGAACAAGGTGGCCGCCGACGATGTCCGCATCGGCGTGACCGGCAACCCCGCCAACACCAACGCCTTGATCGCGATGACCAACGCCCCCGACATCCCCCAGGCCCGCTTCTCCGCGCTGACCCGCCTCGACCACAACCGGGCGATCTCGCAGCTGGCCGCCAAGACCGGCGCCGCGGTCACCGACATCAAGAAGATGACGATCTGGGGCAACCACTCCGCGACGCAGTACCCCGACGTCTTCCACGCCGAGATCGGCGGCCGCAACGCCGCCGAGGTCGTCGGCGACCAGGACTGGATCGAGAGCACCTTCATCCCGACCGTCGCCAAGCGCGGCGCGGCGATCATCGAGGCCCGCGGCTCGTCCTCGGCCGCGTCGGCCGCCTCGGCGACCATCGACGCCGCCCGCGACTGGCTGTTCGGCAGCGCCGACGCCGACTGGGTCTCGATGGCGGTGGTCTCCGACGGCTCGTACGGCGTCCCCGAGGGCCTGATCTCCTCCTTCCCGGTCACCACCAAGGACGGCGACTGGGAGATCGTCCAGGGTCTCGAGATCGACGACTTCTCGCGCGCCAAGATCGACGCCTCGACCGCCGAGCTCGCCGACGAGCGCGAGGCCGTCAAGGAGCTGGGGCTGATCTGA
- a CDS encoding DUF3017 domain-containing protein encodes MSDLEPPDDLEPVSAEDVGRRYPSTIGGAFYLVVIAVTAIGFGIVTTGAWRQGIRWIAGALLFAAVVRAVLPSRDAGMLAVRRRWWDCFLLAGVGVALILLAGSIPDQPL; translated from the coding sequence GTGAGCGACCTCGAGCCTCCCGACGACCTGGAGCCCGTCTCCGCGGAGGACGTGGGCCGGCGCTACCCGTCCACGATCGGGGGCGCGTTCTACCTCGTGGTCATCGCGGTGACCGCGATCGGGTTCGGGATCGTCACCACCGGCGCGTGGCGCCAGGGGATCCGCTGGATCGCCGGTGCGTTGCTGTTCGCGGCCGTCGTCCGGGCGGTGCTGCCCAGCCGGGACGCCGGCATGCTCGCCGTACGGCGGCGCTGGTGGGACTGCTTCCTGCTCGCCGGCGTCGGCGTCGCACTGATCCTGCTGGCCGGCTCGATCCCCGACCAGCCGCTGTAG
- a CDS encoding bifunctional methylenetetrahydrofolate dehydrogenase/methenyltetrahydrofolate cyclohydrolase yields the protein MTAQKLDGTATAAAIKGELTTRVAALHERGIRPGLGTILVGDDPGSRWYVNGKHKDCAEVGIESIRIDLPATATQDEIEDAVRVLNDDPACTGYIVQLPLPKGRDENRVLGLIDPAKDADGLHPTNLGWLVLGKAAPLPCTPNGIVELLRRHGVEIAGAEVTVVGRGVTVGRPLGLLLTRRSENATVTLCHTGTRDLAAHVRGADIVVAAAGVPGIVTGAMVKPGAAVLDVGVSRVDGKLAGDVAPEVWDVARWVSPNPGGVGPMTRAMLLSNIVAMAEQTDS from the coding sequence GTGACCGCACAGAAGCTGGACGGGACCGCCACCGCGGCGGCGATCAAGGGCGAGCTGACGACCCGGGTGGCGGCCCTGCACGAGCGCGGGATCCGTCCCGGGCTCGGCACCATCCTCGTGGGCGACGACCCCGGGTCGCGGTGGTACGTCAACGGCAAGCACAAGGACTGCGCCGAGGTCGGCATCGAGTCCATCCGGATCGACCTGCCCGCGACCGCGACCCAGGACGAGATCGAGGACGCGGTCCGGGTGCTCAACGACGACCCGGCGTGCACCGGCTACATCGTGCAGCTGCCGTTGCCGAAGGGCCGCGACGAGAATCGCGTGCTCGGCTTGATCGACCCGGCCAAGGACGCCGACGGCCTGCACCCGACGAACCTCGGCTGGCTGGTGCTCGGCAAGGCCGCGCCGCTGCCGTGCACCCCCAACGGCATCGTCGAGCTGTTGCGCCGCCACGGGGTCGAGATCGCCGGCGCCGAGGTCACCGTGGTCGGGCGCGGCGTCACGGTCGGCCGGCCGCTCGGCCTGCTGCTGACTCGCCGCAGCGAGAACGCCACCGTGACGCTGTGCCACACGGGCACCCGCGACCTGGCGGCGCACGTGCGCGGCGCCGACATCGTCGTGGCGGCTGCCGGGGTGCCCGGCATCGTCACCGGCGCGATGGTCAAGCCGGGTGCCGCCGTGCTCGACGTGGGGGTCTCCCGGGTCGACGGCAAGCTCGCCGGGGACGTGGCCCCCGAGGTGTGGGACGTGGCCCGTTGGGTCTCGCCCAACCCGGGCGGCGTCGGCCCGATGACCCGGGCGATGCTGCTGTCCAACATCGTGGCGATGGCCGAGCAGACGGATTCGTGA
- the purH gene encoding bifunctional phosphoribosylaminoimidazolecarboxamide formyltransferase/IMP cyclohydrolase, with amino-acid sequence MSEPVSTPEHRIPIRRALVSVYDKTDLEDLVRGLHDAGVELVSTGGSAKLIEGLGLPVTKVEDLTGFPECLDGRVKTLHPRVHAGILADRRLDSHVQQLADLGVEPFDLVVSNLYPFRETVASGATPDECVEQIDIGGPSMVRAAAKNHPSVAIVTSPERYADVLAAVAAGGFTLEQRKVLAAEAFTHTAAYDVAVAGWFASTYVPAEDGWPEFAGETWQKAAVLRYGENPHQDAALYTDSSGGGGLAGAEQLHGKEMSYNNYVDTDAARRAAYDFDEPAVAIIKHANPCGIAVGADVAEAHRRAHECDPVSAFGGVIAVNRPVSVEMARQVADVFTEVIVAPSYDEGAVEILQGKKNIRILRCADPAEERSTELRQISGGVLVQVRDHVDATGDDPSTWTLAAGEPASAEVLADLAFAWTACRAAKSNAILLAKDGASVGIGMGQVNRVDSCRLAVSRAGDRAAGSVAASDAFFPFEDGPQILIDAGVTAIVQPGGSVRDELTVEAAKAAGVTMYFTGTRHFFH; translated from the coding sequence GTGTCCGAACCCGTGTCCACGCCCGAGCACCGCATCCCGATCCGCCGCGCCCTCGTCTCCGTCTACGACAAGACCGACCTCGAGGACCTGGTCCGCGGCCTGCACGACGCCGGCGTCGAGCTGGTGTCGACGGGCGGCTCAGCGAAGCTGATCGAGGGCCTGGGCCTCCCGGTCACCAAGGTCGAGGACCTGACCGGCTTCCCGGAGTGCCTCGACGGCCGGGTCAAGACGCTGCACCCGCGCGTGCACGCGGGGATCCTCGCCGACCGGCGCCTGGACTCCCACGTCCAGCAGCTCGCCGACCTCGGGGTGGAGCCGTTCGACCTGGTGGTCTCCAACCTCTACCCGTTCCGCGAGACCGTCGCGTCGGGCGCCACGCCCGACGAGTGCGTGGAGCAGATCGACATCGGCGGGCCCTCGATGGTCCGGGCCGCCGCCAAGAACCACCCGTCCGTGGCGATCGTGACCTCGCCGGAGCGGTACGCCGACGTGCTGGCGGCCGTCGCCGCAGGCGGGTTCACCCTCGAGCAGCGCAAGGTGCTGGCAGCCGAGGCGTTCACCCACACCGCGGCCTACGACGTCGCGGTCGCGGGCTGGTTCGCCTCGACGTACGTGCCGGCCGAGGACGGCTGGCCCGAGTTCGCCGGGGAGACCTGGCAGAAGGCCGCCGTGCTGCGGTACGGCGAGAACCCGCACCAGGACGCCGCCCTCTACACCGATTCGTCAGGGGGCGGCGGTCTGGCCGGGGCCGAGCAGCTGCACGGCAAGGAGATGTCCTACAACAACTACGTCGACACCGACGCGGCGCGGCGCGCGGCGTACGACTTCGACGAGCCTGCCGTCGCGATCATCAAGCACGCCAACCCGTGTGGCATCGCCGTCGGCGCCGACGTCGCCGAGGCCCACCGCCGCGCCCACGAGTGCGACCCGGTCAGCGCCTTCGGCGGCGTGATCGCGGTCAACCGGCCCGTCTCGGTCGAGATGGCCCGCCAGGTGGCCGACGTGTTCACCGAGGTGATCGTCGCGCCGTCGTACGACGAGGGCGCGGTCGAGATCCTGCAGGGCAAGAAGAACATCCGCATCCTGCGCTGCGCCGACCCGGCCGAGGAGCGCTCCACCGAGCTGCGCCAGATCAGCGGCGGCGTGCTCGTGCAGGTGCGTGACCACGTCGACGCGACGGGCGACGACCCGTCGACCTGGACGCTGGCCGCGGGGGAGCCCGCCTCGGCGGAGGTGCTCGCCGACCTCGCGTTCGCCTGGACGGCGTGCCGCGCCGCGAAGTCCAACGCGATCCTGCTCGCCAAGGACGGCGCCTCGGTCGGCATCGGCATGGGCCAGGTCAACCGGGTCGACTCCTGCCGGCTCGCCGTCTCGCGGGCCGGGGACCGGGCCGCGGGATCGGTCGCCGCCTCCGACGCGTTCTTCCCCTTCGAGGACGGCCCGCAGATCCTCATCGACGCCGGCGTCACCGCGATCGTGCAGCCGGGCGGCTCGGTCCGTGACGAGCTCACGGTCGAGGCGGCCAAGGCCGCCGGCGTCACCATGTACTTCACCGGCACCCGGCACTTCTTCCACTGA
- the purN gene encoding phosphoribosylglycinamide formyltransferase gives MTPRRPARLVVLVSGSGTNLQALLDACADPSYGARVVAVGADRDDIEGLARADRAGVPTFVRKVGQFTSREHWDRALADTVAGFEPDLVVLAGFMKLVGAEFLTRLGGRVVNTHPALSPSFPGMHGPADALAYGVKVTGCTLFVVDDGVDTGPIVAQRAVPVEDDDTVETLHERIKVAERAMLVDTVGRMARAGWTVEGRRTRFGDET, from the coding sequence GTGACCCCACGCCGCCCCGCTCGTCTCGTGGTGCTCGTGTCCGGGTCCGGGACCAACCTCCAGGCGTTGCTCGACGCGTGCGCCGACCCGTCGTACGGCGCCCGCGTCGTCGCCGTGGGCGCCGACCGCGACGACATCGAGGGACTCGCCCGCGCGGATCGGGCCGGCGTGCCGACGTTCGTGCGGAAGGTCGGGCAGTTCACCAGCCGCGAGCACTGGGACCGGGCCCTCGCGGACACGGTCGCCGGCTTCGAGCCCGACCTGGTCGTGCTTGCCGGGTTCATGAAGCTGGTGGGGGCCGAGTTCCTGACCCGGCTCGGCGGCCGGGTCGTCAACACCCACCCCGCGCTGTCCCCGTCCTTCCCCGGCATGCACGGTCCGGCCGATGCCCTCGCGTACGGCGTCAAGGTGACCGGGTGCACGCTGTTCGTGGTCGACGACGGGGTCGACACCGGCCCGATCGTCGCCCAGCGAGCCGTGCCGGTCGAGGACGACGACACCGTCGAGACGCTGCACGAGCGGATCAAGGTCGCCGAGCGCGCGATGCTGGTCGACACGGTCGGCCGGATGGCCCGGGCCGGCTGGACCGTCGAGGGCCGGCGCACTCGGTTCGGTGACGAGACCTGA
- a CDS encoding cell division protein PerM — protein sequence MTSLLTGSAAARLAGADRSDPRHRRPLVLVAVLGGASAALATLLICLAVGVVGWFLADAGAHGTPRDGLRVGALGWLLAHGSGIHVDGVAVTVVPLGLTALAAWAVWRLGHRVGDSVSGHGPDADRIADGERDWTVPTAAAAFFAGYLLVALVTFRLAATAETAPSLPRVVAGSLLLCATFGLVAIAVGSGRAAIWAAFVPASVRAAGAACLRVLGGYLALSALVFLVAFALDFGTAANVMSRLHLSAGDGTVYAALTATLVPNAAVFTGSYLLGPGFAVGVDTLVSPTGVALGPLPMFPLLAALPANGPTPAWTAYLLAVPPLVAAAAVARSQRRYPTLRWDHGALRGCVGGALAGLLLGLLAVVAGGAVGPGRMREVGPFAFDVLVHAITAFGLGGLVGGVLMTWWQRRTHRRGSLESTA from the coding sequence ATGACTTCGCTGCTCACCGGCTCGGCCGCCGCCCGCCTCGCAGGCGCGGACCGCTCGGACCCCCGCCACCGGCGACCCCTGGTGCTGGTCGCGGTCCTCGGCGGGGCGAGCGCGGCGCTGGCGACCCTCCTGATCTGCCTGGCCGTCGGAGTCGTGGGCTGGTTCCTGGCTGACGCGGGCGCACACGGAACCCCACGCGACGGACTGCGGGTGGGGGCGCTCGGCTGGCTGCTGGCCCACGGCTCCGGTATCCACGTCGACGGCGTCGCGGTGACCGTCGTACCCCTCGGCCTGACGGCGCTGGCCGCCTGGGCCGTGTGGCGCCTCGGGCACCGGGTCGGCGACTCGGTGTCTGGCCACGGACCCGACGCGGACCGGATCGCCGACGGTGAGCGCGACTGGACGGTCCCGACCGCGGCTGCCGCGTTCTTCGCCGGCTACCTGCTCGTGGCCCTCGTCACGTTCCGCCTCGCGGCCACCGCCGAGACCGCACCCTCGCTGCCGCGGGTGGTCGCCGGATCGCTGCTGCTGTGCGCCACGTTCGGGCTGGTCGCGATCGCGGTGGGCTCGGGGCGCGCGGCGATCTGGGCCGCGTTCGTCCCCGCCTCGGTGCGGGCCGCGGGCGCCGCCTGCCTGCGGGTCCTCGGCGGCTACCTCGCGCTCTCGGCGCTGGTCTTCCTGGTCGCGTTCGCGCTGGACTTCGGTACGGCGGCCAACGTGATGTCCCGGCTGCACCTGAGCGCCGGCGACGGCACCGTCTACGCGGCGCTGACCGCGACCCTGGTCCCCAACGCTGCGGTGTTCACCGGCTCCTACCTGCTCGGCCCGGGCTTCGCGGTGGGCGTCGACACACTGGTGTCCCCGACCGGCGTCGCGCTCGGCCCGCTGCCGATGTTCCCGCTGCTCGCCGCGCTCCCGGCGAACGGACCGACCCCGGCCTGGACGGCGTACCTCCTCGCGGTGCCGCCGCTGGTCGCCGCTGCCGCCGTCGCCCGCTCGCAGCGCCGCTACCCGACGCTGCGCTGGGACCACGGAGCCCTGCGCGGTTGCGTGGGCGGCGCGCTGGCCGGACTCCTGCTCGGGCTGCTCGCCGTGGTCGCTGGAGGGGCCGTCGGGCCGGGCCGGATGCGCGAGGTCGGACCGTTCGCGTTCGACGTGCTCGTGCACGCGATCACCGCCTTCGGCCTCGGCGGCCTGGTCGGCGGCGTTCTCATGACCTGGTGGCAGCGTCGGACCCATCGCCGCGGTTCCCTAGAATCCACCGCGTGA